Genomic segment of Benincasa hispida cultivar B227 chromosome 1, ASM972705v1, whole genome shotgun sequence:
ATCTCCATTGCATATCCTTAGTGGAGTCATACATCAGTGTACTTTTAAAAGATAAGGACTACGTTTAACAAAGAACTTAAAAAGTACTAAGTTCAACAAGGCCACATTTCTCCTACTACAACACAATTTCATCCAAATTATATCTAATGCTCGAAGTTGAGATCTCATCTCATCTCTATCAATGAGGCTTAGTACAACAAATATCCTACACTAATCATTATGATCTTATCGTAATGTCACTATGCTTGCTTAACTGACTAAAACTTTAGTCTATTtcttttgaacacttcaaagaAAATAATACTTAGATTGCATAAGatacatttatttataaatactcatcaatcatattaatgACTTATTTATGAAGTCAATTTTATGCTTTCAATCACAAGGCCACCTGggtcaaaaataaaaaagtccaACTTTGGCCAAGTAACCTTATTCAATAAGGTTTTATTAACACCTGCATGAGAAGCAAGACTTTTGACaagtaataataatttaactctaatTATTTGAGAATTACCTGCAACAGTCATTTAAAAGCCAAAGACATGTACCCCTTTATGAGAATAGAATTTGTCTTTCTTTGTAGAttcattaatccttatactcTCTCAATTTATTATGCAAATGTGTTGACCTTTAGcacttaaaaatgtatttatttaaagctgaacatattttcaaattaatttttgaaacatACTTTATCACTAAAACCATTCGTACTCtatgaattatttaataataaagtttggagaaattgaatttctctTATGGTGATAATAGTATCATATTCAgcataaataaaaacattttaatgCCTCCCACCACTTTAATTGAGATGAGCTTTTCGTTACCAACTAGTAGAACTATTCCACTGAATTAACTGAGATGGCAATAACAAAAAATCCATTATAGGCCAAAAGGAACAAcctagacttacatagtaagtcggtctacagaacccaaaacaggggctctgataccaactgtaacaacCCCACTTCTTAGGACAACTAAAATGAGAATTGTTACTgtatacatgcataaatattcacattgagaaaaataaaataaattaacatgaTTTTGGACTGCTTAAGTGTATAAGAAACTATTCTGCCATTatttcaagattttaaatcGTTTGACCTGGGTAACTCTTAACAtgaagtaaataataaaagaaaaaaataaataaaataaaataaaaatttgagaaaacaTCAAGGTTCAAATGCAGAAGTGATTCTAGTTCCTTTGGCACTGTTACGGATTCTCTTGTCAGTCACTCGAGTATCCTTGCTTttaccttaaaaaaaataaagataaagattaagtataaaatactcagtaagtgatctcATTACTAGGATCGggctatgcatccacgagcaGAGAATGATGACCCGTGGCTCAAACAACTACATCTATCTTAGATGAtgaaaagaaaccaaaagaCGTATTGTCTTGCCTTGACttgcatgtctagtggcctgatggcacaccatcaaacatggaaaaataacatgaacgtaaacctgtcgattcacgcatgtctagcggcccgtaggcacaccgttaaacatggaaaaataacatgaacgtgaacctgtcgactcacgcatgtcttGCGGCCTGTAGgtacaccgtcaaacatgaaaaaataacatgaacgtaaataTGTCGATttacgcatgtctagcggcccgtaggcacaccgtcaaacatggaaaaataacatgaacgtgaacctgttGATGAGATGGTTGAAGTGGCATCAGGTCGAGTCACTTAGTTCCGAGCAAGGAATGCATGGCGAGGCTGAGGACTCCGACGGGTGGTGACTCCGGCTTGAGGGTGGGCAGCGACGACGACTAGGGCAGAGGTTTTTGAacacagaagaagaaaaaagtgaaAACAAAAACGCGAGGGGGGGGGGTTTGCGAGTCTGCACGGCtgagggagagagagaaaaaaaacaatttttttttcctttcccacatgtaaatataaatataacttaaaacccttccttttcctttttaaattcaaattcccATTCCTCTTccattatatatacatacatacatatatatatacatacatacatataataatatacatacatacatatatatatatatatacatactacattatatatattataatatatatatattaatattatatatatatatatatattcttttaaaactcccaacaaacaaatttaattatctcCATAGATAATCAAATCTCCAAATGCAAGccaaattaaaacttaattaattttgaataattaaaatgtattttaactTGGCCAAATACATAAATCCCAGATTCTGATTTATCCAAGTAGTCCAACATAAATTAAAgcttaatacaaaataaattaaagctTTAACTACAAAATAGattggggtgttacattctaccCCCTTAAGAAACTTTTGTCCTCGAAAGTCCTAATCCTGAAAAATTTTGGGATAATGCGCCCTCACGTCATCCTCACGCTCCCACGTTGCTTCCTCGAACTGATGATTCTGCCAAAGGACCTTCACCAACACTATCTCCTTGTTGCGCAAAACTTTCACTTCCCTGGCCAATATTTGAATGGGCTTCTCTTTGTAGCTCAGGTTCTCATTCAAATGCAAAGACTCATAATCCACAATATGAGATGAGTTTGCTACGTACTTcctcaacatggaaacataaaAAACATTGTGAACTGTAGAAAGGGATGGGGGCAAGGCCAGCCAGTAGGCTACAGAACCAATCCATTCTAGGATCTCAAATGGCCCGATGAACCGAGGGTTCAACTTACCCTTCTTGCCAAATCTAAACACCCCTTTCATAGGTGGCACTTTCATAAACACTTTTTCACCTACCTTAAACCCCAAATCTTTTTGCCTAACATTAGCGTAACTCGTCTGCCTACTCTGAGCCGTCAACATTCGGGCCCTAATCTTCTGTATCACCTCATTCGTGGTTTGTACTAACTCAAATTCTAGCAATTTTCGTTCACCAACTTCATCCTAGCATACGGGTGACCTACAACTATTCCCATAAAGAGCCTCAAACGACTGCctgataattattattataataaaactctatcaaatgcaggtgagagtcccaactccctatAAACTCTAACGCACAAGCACGTAACATATACTCTAGTGTCTAGTTTAAATGCTCTGTTTGACCGTTAGATTGTGGGTGAAAAGCCGTATTGAAATCCAAACGAGTACCCAATGCTGTCTGAAAACTCTTCCAAAAGCTGGAGGTAAATCGAGGGTCCCTATCAGACACGATAGACACCGACATCCCGTGCAACCTTACCACCTCTTTCATAAACAACtgttgttaggttttatgtcctaaaaactcgcaatttgtaaaatgataaacattttctattatcaatatacttgttattgatctcataaattgtatgaaagactaaatccaataaacaaagaatcatgactattgcatgagtacttgaactttatgtggagacataagagtggatcatattcgagtaaatagtcaaaatgatctatggtacatgaataaggttgggtaccttattctggtaacaccattggatacggcctactctgtagttgttacaaagagttgtaaagtgctacatacgatgtgatcctaattcgtacatgttatgactgaggagtaggggcgtcctatgcaatgagtttgcataagatcaagaccaagaaataagtcactcttactttataacgttgtttactgtttaagactaactatttcatctagatgacctaggtaacttgatcttaatcctgagctaactatgtacTCCAGTTTATTGCCCTTAGATTCGCATAATTGAGGGTTGGCAcaacaacgtcggctcaataagactcccatttcaggggtaagaccaaatagatagctgtgaacatagggtgtaagacggagttcatgcctacccgatctagggataggagaaaggttgttctttcaagtactaaatccaggtcttgaacaaggggccccacccccTTACTGgactgagagagtttggtttaatgattggatcacaaaccagttgttcattagaggatcagtagggacttgaggaataagacataatctcgagggtaaaacagatatttgacccatccgttattacaaacaacttgtgaaggatcgacttgctgattatggttaaatcatgtggacataatatatctatagtgaggggagtgcaactatggactttagtggagtgacccattagttaacgaatggggattaatttggtctaatgagtttagccaattaatcttggatcgttggagtctatgatttgtaggtccgcgaggtccctttactagctcgtaataaattagcgtgataagttaatttgaatagttcaaattNNNNNNNNNNNNNNNNNNNNATATATAAAGAtgtatatgtgttaaaattaatttaatatttgatattaaattaattaagttttatttaataattaatttatgaaattaatttttttttcatttctaaaattaaattttgatttttagataaaattggaaaagtaaaaaccaaaaacacacaaaatggaaaaaaagatttttccattatccatcacctaagtgactcactcaaatggcattatctttgccttgtcttctctaagcatgagttgcaactcatgcaactattctctttgcatgttgatttgcaatataatgaaaaaactggagtgaaaatcgggcatgcaatctatagagattttgagagaaaaattggtttgaagaaagagttctttaaCTGATtttctgcagtgagcatttctccttctaccttgattcaagcttgttttgagtcccacaactcaatctagagcacaaagagaatagtggggaagatcttgaggtggtctacaacaagatttggagaagataacagcgggtgaaggagctttgaaaaagttttacaagaggtatgtcttgaaactcacttgtttctgcaaaagcatgctttatttgttgccaaaattagtgaatttgagtgcttagatgatccttgtgcttccgctgctgttgatacaatcctacaactGTGCCCACCTGCTCACTGAATATGTAGGCTTCCCTAGAATGAAATGTGCTAGCTTGGTGAGTCTGTCCACTATAAACCAAATCACTGTAAAACCCTTCACGGTTCGCGACAACCCCACAATGAAGTCCATTGAGATTttctcccacttccattctggtaTGCTCAAAGGTTGCAACAAGCCTGCTGGCTTTTGTCTTGGGGCCTTCACTTGCTACCACACCAAGCACTTACTGACAAACTCTGCTATTTCCACTTTCATGTTATTCTACCAGTAACAATGTTTTAGGTCCTGGTACATTTTGGTAATGCCAGGATGTATTGAAATGGGGAGTTATGAGCCTCCCATAACAGATCATTCTTGAGGTCACCGTCTGCTGGTACACATAAGTGTCTCCGAAAAGTAAGACCATTATCTGCGGACATGGAGAACTCACCACCCTACCCTACGTTCACCTATTGCGCTACGTCAACTAGGTAAGGATCACTGCGTTAAGCATCAATTATTCTCTGCCTCAAGCTCGGTTGTACCGATAACTGTGCTAACTGCATAGAGACCTCCCCTACCACCACTGCTATCTTGGCCCGCTCCAAGTCCTTACATAACCAGGTCTGTCTGGTGATAAGGGCTGTTGAATGGGCTACCTTTCTACTTAGAGCATCCGTCATTACATTTGCCTTCCCTGGGTGGTACAGAATCTCACAATCATAGTCTTTCACTAGCTCCAACCACTTACGctgcctcatgtttaactccTTCTGAGTGAAAAGGTATTTTAAACTCTTGTGGTCCGTGAAAATCTATATCTTCTAGCCGTACAAGTAGTGCCTCCAGATTTTTAAAGCAAAAACCACGGTTGCCAATTCCAAATTATGTGTGGGATAATTCCGTTCATGATTCTTTAACTAACGAGAGGCATAACAACTACCTTACCTTGCTGCATCAATACGCACCCCAAACCTTTCTTGGAGGCGTCACTGTAAATAACAAAACCACCCTTTCCATCCGGCATGTCCTTCACTTTACTTAACACGGTTGATGTGACTGCTTCCCTAATAGCAGTTGCCCAATCGGTAAGTTACTAAACAATGTTGGAGTGCGTTGATAAAATTGTTAAATTActtccattaagcataaattctataatattgcgatctcatgtgttaaatgcattagaactattgatttttgtatttttatgtagaatatgtgTTAATGGAATGCAAGATTGAGATCATAGGAAATTATCGGTCTGGCACAACtttaccgcaagactttgcgttgattgtgctcgcaaacattcgcctgagaaggatcgccacaacttggtcagcgcaacatggtgggcgcatacgggtgaaaggataattaagagcgatgagaacaaaagctaatgacagtcgaatccaaattaagttgacatcCGATAAAGGTCAcgaagtacactcagctttatCGATGACAATCATTCagcgcgtcaatcaggaattaaagttgtcctaTCTGTACaatcgggagagagaagccgcctttcaccattgatgccctataaataccaagtgcattcttcagaaaaggggttgataaGTTAACAAGTTCACCAGTTGCttctattcatagttttcttttccattttacggcggagcaagagaagagtggtggcgccaGAGATCGCCCAGggtagctcgagagagaaccttggggcataagagcagagagcaggccgactctcgcgagagcgagaatatctttagagcatgagtagaaacagtgtaaacgcatGGCAGCAAGAAAtggctaccaggctctttactatacttgcattgttattttgtagtaaatctcatatctattcaatggaagttctatttctacatctgctcactctcttaatacgcatgagtagctaaactagttgaatgggttgagaagaactaagctaacatgacctaggaagttcattgcttgcgattgtcttgttttatgctgtgcaaaataccctttagagttactcgagagagaatctaaagaaagaacctaatgtctcgagagagctaagttagaatctggactcgaaatagcaagattaggcttgcataaacaagagatagggacttagagataagctctgtttgtcaacttgcatcgcatgcatcctaagaatgagaatgatattatgtggtcgcatatttgtgtgaatgccatgttgtcatcgcataaatagagatagaggtttatgtgtaaaccctatagacttatcgcatatttatcgcatgcgttctagccttagaagccatagcattcacACTGAGAgttggtttactattgtatgcatgttgcatgatcgcaaaacatgaacgcattctagggagtgttagccgaaacttttctcaatcTGTTCTccacatattcatcgtatttcccatttaccaactcttttcaactCTGCCGCgttcgttatttattttcatcaacgcaaacaacaaacccaacgatttatttatttaactggttaccgcaagtcttcataaaaatcaccaacacaactattttcacaagtccctgtgttcgaccctggacttactaggaaactcagtggaatttacacttgacttccgctagggaaacttgagtgcacaacgcaattccatcaacgcatatcatccatatttccattacATAAAATAAAGCATCACCTACCCTGTGTTCACTTGTTGCACTATCTCAACTAGGTAAGGATCACTGCGTTAAGCATCAATGATTCTCTGCCTCAAACTCGGTTGTACTGATAACTGTGCTAACTGCGCAGAGACCTCCCTTACCACCACTGCTATCTCGGCCCGCTCCAGGTCCTTACATAACTGGGTCTGTTTGATGATAAGGGCTGTTGAATGGGCTACCTTCCTATTTAGAGCATCCGTCATTACATTTGCCTTCCCTGGGTGGTACAGAATCTCACAATCATAGTCTTTCACTAGTTCCAACCTCCTACTctgcctcatgtttaactccttctaagtgaagaagtattttaaaCTCATGTGGTCCGTGAAAATCTATATCTTCTAACCGTACAAGTAGTGCCTCCAAATTTTTAAAGCAAAAACCACGGCTGCCAATTCCAAACGTGTGTGGGATAGTTTCGTTTATGGTTCTTTAACTGACGAGAGGAATAAGGAACAACCTTACCTTGCTGCATCAATATGCACCCCAAACCTCTCCCGGAAGCGTCATTGTAAATAACAAAACCACCCGTTCCATCCGGCATATCCTTTACTTTACTTAACACAGTCGATGTGACTATTTCCCCAATAGCAGTTGCCCAATCGGTAAACTCCGATGGAACGACTGGGGTGGCCTGCGTCTGTGGTGGCGTGGCTGTGTGTTGGGCTCTACTACGTGTCTGGGTTCGCTGCCACCCTAACCCTGAGAGGTCCCTAGGCGGCAAGGAATCCTCTGATACTGGAGGGTCTTGAACTTATGAATCTTGAATTTGTGGATCCTCATCATGAGGATCTTGATCTTGAACTGTCGGATTCTACTCTTCGGGAATGCGCCCCCTTCCGGTAACCCTATAACTACCTCTTCCCCTAACACGTACCATTTCCTAACAATTGTTCGCAACCACCTCTTAACTACTTTCCTTACCAGTAAAACACATCAAATGCAATCATAAATGCTACATACTCGGGTGCATATTATTCTAGATACTTTTTATAAGGGACATACCTGGCAACGACAAAGAATCCATTATAGGCCAAAAGAAACTATGTAAGTtagtctacagaacccaaaacacgggctctgataccaactgtaacaacCCCACTTCTTAGGACAACTAAAACGGGAATCGTTACtgtatgcatgcataaatattcacattgaggaaaataaaataaaataacatgatTTTGGACTGCTTAAGTGTATAAGAAACTATTCTGCCATTatttcaagattttaaatcGTTTGACCCGGGTACCCCTTAACAtgaagtaaataataaaataaataaataaaataaaataaaataaaaatgtgagAAAACATAAAGGTTCAAATGCAGAAGCGATTCTAGTTCCTTTGGCATTGTTATGGATTCTCTTGTCAGTCACCCGAGTATCCTTGCCCttaccttaaaaaaaataaagataaaggttgagtataaaatactcagtaagtgatcccattactaggatcaggctatgcatccacgagcaaaGAATGATGACCCGTGGCTCAAATAACTACATCTATCTTAGATGatgaaaagaaaccaaaaaaaCGTACTGTCTTGCTTTGACttgcatgtctagtggcctgatggcacaccatcaaacatagaaaaataacatgaacgtgaacctgtcgattcacgcatgtctagcggtcCGTAGGCATACCATTaaatatggaaaaataacatgaacgtgaacctatcgactcacgcatgtcttgcggcccgtaggcacaccatcaaacatggaaaaataacataaacgtgaacctgtcgattcacgcatgtctagcggcctgtAAGCGCACCatcaaacatgaaactagacccgtcggtcctctgaaataaaacatgcgtcAAGGCGAGACGGTAAGCTGTCCTATTGGTCgtatcatgcatcacatatataatttcaGTACTGATTAGAAATTCAAACACATAATACTCATAAGTATCATGCAATAAATATATCACAAtgacaaaatcatgcttctaaAGTTcgttaattaactttataaatctaatctaggtcGCCTGACATGAAGGCACCGGtaatagtaccacttacctcaacttggtcatAAAAGTCCGCACAAATAATTCCTTAAAACCCTTGGATAAAACTCGAATCAGTCCTATGACATTAACCACAAGTTTAGTTTAGCAACTACAGCCTAAAAAGTGAGTCCAAATTAAATAAGTCCTCGGGGTCTAAGTCCAAAGAATAACCAACCAACTTACACAAAACTTACCCAACTCCAAAAATTTTCCATCGAAAAGAATGGCATCTTCCTTGATAGCAACGCCCCAAAATCTTCCAAAACCCTAATCCTGAAAGTCCACACAATGGGTATTAACCAAAATTGCTTCCAACACAAAGTAACACCCCAAAAATCTTGAAAACCCTAATTCTTGCCCAAAATAAACCAACTCTTacccaaactcaaaattttaacAAGAATAGGCAATGGCGGTCGGGGAACTCAATGGTGGCTAACCGAAACGACGACGAAACTCAGTCCAGCGCTGACTAAAACGAGCGGCTGCTTCGATCGTAGGCTAGGGTGGTTAGGCGAGAACTGCTGGCGAAGGGCTGTTGTGGGCGAACGACAGTACTACCAAACGCGCGGAAGGACAAATGGCGTGGCTAGCAAACTTCGGTGCATGTGGCTCGAAGGTTACTAGAATCGTGCAAGCTTGCAGTGAGAGAGAGCAGTGGCGCTTCGACGAAAACCAAACGAGATGGCTGACGGTGGCGCATCGGGTTGAGTTCTCATATCCGAGCAAGGAACACGTGGTGAGGCCGAGGACTCCAATTGTCGGTGACTCCGGCTTGAGAATGAGCAGCGGTGGCGACTAGGGCAACGATtcttaaagaagaagaaaagaaaaaaatgaaaacgaaaatggggggggggggggggggggaggggaggTCTGCGGGTCTACGCGGCTAAGGaggggagagaaaaaaaaaaccaatttcttttctttttttttttcctttcccacatgtaaatataaatataacttaaaaccctttccttttcctttttaaattccaaattccCCATTCCtcttccaaatatatatatacttctaTTTAAAACTCcaacaaacaaatttaattatctcCATAGATAATCAAATCTCCAAATGCAAGCCAAATTAAAACTTACTTAATTCCGAATAATTAAATTGTATTTTAACTTGGCCAAATACATAAATCCCAAATTCTGATTTATCCAAGTAGTCCAACATAAATTAAagcttaattacaaaataaattaaagctTTAACTACAAAATAAATCGGGGTGTTACAGATatgttattccatcaattgatttgaacaattcaaatcattcatcttttcctttagtgagctaataaggggacctTCTGAACCTATATATTAGAAGCTCAAAtgatatatgtttaattaatttaactctttaattaaattaatcaatattcattaactatcagacactccactaaaaggccaataattgcactcttcacactgtagatatatttttttgtctGCAGACATAACTACTCAATAGTGAGTCatcccttcacaaatcactcataactacagctgggtcattacccctatagttacatctgttggggttgatgccctaaatcttgtagtgtcttatagtttgtaattgtaatgtacaaacatcttatttatttaataaaatatatgatgttttatttcaattttagttgcattaaccacaaaccaataaactaagattcaaggttattttgTTGCTtgaacatatatgtagagacatacgggcgaatcatgtttaagtgataatctaaatggtttgtagtagacgGATAAGACTAAataccttatcatggtgacactacgaatttgacttgttttgtagatgttacaatcgttgtaaagtactacaaatgatctgatcctgatcattcatgtagagacatgtgagtgaggatattctatacaaaagggtttatataagaccgaaccatgaattgtttagtctcattatataacgtcgttcataatagagacttacatttcatcaaaatgaccataggtaacatgacctgaatcttgagtgagttgtgaactcctgcctatgaaggcagtcctttgatttgtatgggtgagagtggccagatcgccgactcaataggcctaccattttaaagattcatctgattggggagttgggaacacatctacacaagaaggaattcactccttcctcaacgTTGGGGCAAGTAGACAAATTGCTCCCTTGAGGGCTAATTTTAGAGATTGagcaatgtggcgccacacaccctctcctggcccgagaggggtttgatcatagttgaactatggtTTATTGTCCATTAGAAGGatctgtggtacttaagaagttagatgtaactacaaggacacaccggtaattttggtctaactgtacttacgagcaatttgtgaaaggtcatcgtactattgactagttatatccaatggacacaaaagtatatctatagtgcgaagagtgcaactgtcgatctttagtggaatgcccgatagttaacaaataatgaataatttaattaaagagtttaattaattattcgcgtacagttggagtttcaagctacaggttcatgaggtcccatcggtagctcaacgagaataaatgagaatcagtttttgacttaatttgaattgttcaaattaattgaggaaattaattatatataattaatttaattttaattatatatgatataattattataatgtatttgatacactataatataaaatatatttgagaggatataaatatttgaatatgattcaaatattaattatatgaattggattcatataattaaatttaatataaatgagatttatattaaatgtcattgatgagagaataaaaactataggttatattgtatttgatacaatatagaaactataggctatatgttatatttgatataacatatagttatatatatatattatatagcaaggtagttattatataaatatatattaaatattttactaaaataaataaataaatttaatttattttgaacagAACGATTAGTGGGAAGTTGGGCTGGAACAGAACGgttgttttcttcttccacaTTGAGTTTTTTAACAGAAGACGTTTATTCTGTAATCTTCTGATTTCTCCTCCTCTCAACTCTCTCTAATTTTTCCCTCTTTATctagagaataccaaggtttcctTTGCAATGGTGCCCAATTGGAGATCGAAGAATTTTCCAGGGAAGattagatcttcaaaggtaagggtttatgaacccatttttatatttttctgtGA
This window contains:
- the LOC120076443 gene encoding uncharacterized protein LOC120076443 — protein: MLTAQSRQTSYANVRQKDLGFKVGEKVFMKVPPMKGVFRFGKKGKLNPRFIGPFEILEWIGSVAYWLALPPSLSTVHNVFYVSMLRKYVANSSHIVDYESLHLNENLSYKEKPIQILAREVKVLRNKEIVLVKVLWQNHQFEEATWEREDDVRAHYPKIFQD